The following coding sequences are from one Pyxidicoccus xibeiensis window:
- the mvaD gene encoding diphosphomevalonate decarboxylase: MKATALAHPNIALVKYWGKRDDALILPHQSSLSLTLSPLSVTTTVEFGVGGDHVELNGHTAKGSERERVLRLLEAVRAGVKSDLGPAKVVSRGDFPMAAGLASSAAGFAALAVAGRAAAGLPAEPKAASILARMGSGSACRSVQGGFVEWQRGERPDGEDSFAVQRFDAAHWPELRMVVAVLDRGEKEVKSRDGMKHTVDTSPYYPAWVKDAEVEVPQAREHISRRDLQALGELCERNAWRMHATAFAANPPLCYLNSQTLGLIQHLREQRKKGMPVWFTLDAGPNPVLLTDAAHEVAAEALARACGAVDVIRCVPGGDAELKPEHLF; encoded by the coding sequence ATGAAAGCCACTGCCCTGGCGCATCCGAACATTGCCCTGGTGAAGTACTGGGGGAAGCGGGACGACGCCCTCATCCTGCCGCACCAGTCCAGCCTGTCCCTCACGCTCTCTCCGCTGTCGGTGACGACGACGGTGGAGTTCGGCGTGGGCGGCGACCACGTGGAGCTCAACGGCCATACGGCGAAGGGCAGCGAGCGCGAGCGCGTGCTGCGCCTGCTGGAGGCGGTGCGCGCGGGTGTGAAGAGCGACTTGGGCCCGGCGAAGGTGGTGTCGCGCGGGGACTTCCCGATGGCGGCGGGGCTGGCGAGCAGCGCGGCGGGCTTCGCGGCGCTGGCGGTGGCGGGGCGCGCGGCGGCGGGGCTGCCGGCGGAGCCGAAGGCGGCGAGCATCCTGGCGCGGATGGGCAGCGGCTCGGCGTGCCGCAGCGTGCAGGGTGGCTTCGTGGAGTGGCAGCGTGGAGAGCGTCCGGATGGCGAGGACAGCTTCGCGGTGCAGCGCTTCGACGCGGCGCACTGGCCGGAGCTGCGCATGGTGGTGGCCGTGCTGGACCGCGGCGAGAAGGAAGTGAAGTCGCGGGACGGGATGAAGCACACGGTGGACACCAGCCCGTACTACCCGGCCTGGGTGAAGGACGCGGAGGTGGAGGTGCCCCAGGCGCGCGAGCACATCTCCCGGCGTGACTTGCAGGCGCTGGGAGAGCTGTGTGAGCGCAACGCGTGGAGGATGCACGCGACGGCGTTCGCCGCGAATCCGCCGCTCTGCTACCTGAACTCGCAGACGCTGGGGCTCATCCAGCACCTGCGTGAGCAGCGCAAGAAGGGCATGCCGGTGTGGTTCACGCTGGACGCGGGCCCCAACCCGGTGCTGCTGACGGACGCGGCGCACGAGGTGGCAGCGGAGGCGCTGGCGCGCGCCTGCGGCGCGGTGGACGTGATTCGCTGCGTGCCCGGTGGAGACGCGGAGCTGAAGCCGGAGCACCTGTTCTGA
- a CDS encoding hydroxymethylglutaryl-CoA reductase, degradative, which yields MSDTVTSRLAGFHKLPMEERHAQLARMFRLTPEELLQLRGTESLEPVLANQMIENAVGTFSLPLGLGLNMQVNGRDYLVPMAVEEPSVVAAVSFAAKIVREAGGFTAEADDSMMIGQVQVTRYGDPSVATERILAHKEQILALANSFHPSMVARGGGARDVEVRVLPAPEGPRGEPLLIVHILIDTQEAMGANLINTVAEGVAPLIEQITNGKVYLRILSNLADRRLARAMCRIPLAQLADFDMPGEEIAEGIAQASRFAEADPYRAATHNKGVMNGIDSVAIATGQDWRAIEAGAHAFACRGGQYRPLSTWYLEEGHLVGRIELPMALGTVGGPIKVHPGVQMSLKLMRTNSVRELAMVFAAVGLAQNFAALRALGSVGIQKGHMALHARCVAVTAGARGHWVEKIANLLVKAGHVKVEKARELLASLPAEDVPAPTGTNG from the coding sequence ATGTCTGACACCGTGACGTCCCGGCTCGCCGGGTTCCACAAGCTGCCCATGGAGGAGCGCCATGCGCAGCTCGCCCGGATGTTCCGGCTCACCCCCGAGGAACTGCTGCAGCTGCGCGGCACCGAGTCGCTGGAGCCCGTGCTGGCCAACCAGATGATCGAGAACGCGGTGGGCACGTTCTCCCTGCCGCTGGGGCTGGGCCTCAACATGCAGGTCAACGGGCGCGACTACCTGGTGCCCATGGCCGTGGAGGAGCCCTCCGTGGTGGCGGCGGTGTCCTTCGCCGCGAAGATCGTCCGCGAGGCGGGCGGCTTCACCGCCGAGGCCGACGACTCGATGATGATTGGCCAGGTGCAGGTGACGCGCTACGGGGACCCGAGTGTGGCCACCGAGCGCATCCTCGCGCACAAGGAGCAGATCCTCGCGCTGGCCAACAGCTTCCACCCGTCCATGGTGGCGCGCGGCGGTGGCGCCCGGGACGTGGAGGTGCGCGTGCTGCCGGCGCCGGAGGGCCCGCGCGGCGAGCCGCTGCTCATCGTCCACATCCTCATCGACACGCAGGAGGCGATGGGGGCCAACCTCATCAACACCGTGGCGGAGGGCGTGGCGCCCCTCATCGAGCAGATCACCAACGGCAAGGTGTACCTGCGCATCCTCTCCAACCTGGCGGACCGCCGGCTGGCGCGCGCCATGTGCCGCATCCCCCTGGCGCAGCTGGCGGACTTCGACATGCCGGGCGAGGAGATTGCCGAGGGCATCGCCCAGGCCAGCCGCTTCGCGGAGGCGGACCCGTACCGCGCGGCCACGCACAACAAGGGCGTGATGAACGGCATCGACTCGGTGGCCATCGCCACGGGGCAGGACTGGCGCGCGATTGAAGCCGGCGCGCACGCGTTCGCCTGCCGCGGCGGGCAGTACCGGCCGCTGTCCACCTGGTACCTGGAAGAGGGCCACCTGGTGGGCCGCATCGAGCTGCCCATGGCGCTGGGCACGGTGGGCGGCCCCATCAAGGTGCACCCGGGCGTGCAGATGTCGCTGAAGCTGATGCGCACCAACAGCGTGCGCGAGCTGGCCATGGTGTTCGCGGCGGTGGGGCTGGCGCAGAACTTCGCGGCGCTGCGGGCGCTGGGCAGCGTGGGCATCCAGAAGGGCCACATGGCGCTGCACGCGCGCTGCGTGGCGGTGACGGCGGGCGCGCGGGGCCACTGGGTGGAGAAGATTGCCAACCTCCTGGTGAAGGCCGGCCACGTGAAGGTGGAGAAGGCCCGCGAGCTGCTCGCGAGCCTGCCCGCCGAGGACGTCCCGGCTCCCACCGGCACCAACGGCTGA
- the mvk gene encoding mevalonate kinase, producing the protein MASRSPPLTAFGAGKVILLGEHSVVYGHPALAGPLSQGVKALGVPAKKCQLVLPSTLSRPQRAQLTAAFARAAQATGEPPVKVALEADLPLAVGLGSSAALSVACARLLLQAAGQTPTTKETARVAWEMEQEFHGTPSGVDHTTSVEERLVLYRRKPGTTVGKGRVVDSPKPLRVVVALAGERSPTKKTVGALRERQARWPERYQRLFTEIGRVASEGAEAVAAGDLEALGDAMNVNQGLLAALGLSSPPLEEMVYRLRELGALGAKLTGAGGDGGAVIGLFHEPAPAVVKLTALGVRCFSSQLAGPRAL; encoded by the coding sequence GTGGCCTCCCGCTCTCCACCCCTGACGGCCTTCGGTGCCGGCAAGGTCATCCTGCTGGGCGAGCACAGCGTGGTGTACGGCCACCCCGCGCTGGCGGGGCCGCTGTCCCAGGGCGTGAAGGCGCTCGGGGTGCCGGCGAAGAAGTGCCAGCTGGTGCTGCCGTCCACGCTGAGCCGCCCGCAGCGCGCGCAGCTCACCGCCGCCTTTGCCCGCGCGGCGCAGGCCACCGGCGAGCCGCCCGTGAAGGTGGCGCTGGAGGCGGACCTGCCGCTGGCCGTGGGGCTGGGCAGCTCCGCGGCGCTGTCCGTGGCGTGTGCGCGCCTGCTGCTCCAGGCGGCGGGGCAGACGCCCACGACGAAGGAGACGGCGCGGGTGGCGTGGGAGATGGAGCAGGAGTTCCACGGCACGCCGTCCGGCGTGGACCACACCACCAGCGTGGAGGAGCGGCTCGTCCTCTACCGCCGCAAGCCGGGCACGACTGTCGGCAAGGGGCGTGTGGTGGACAGCCCGAAGCCGCTGCGCGTGGTGGTGGCGCTGGCCGGCGAGCGCAGCCCCACGAAGAAGACGGTGGGGGCGCTGCGTGAGCGGCAGGCGCGCTGGCCGGAGCGCTACCAGCGGCTGTTCACGGAGATTGGCCGCGTGGCGTCCGAGGGCGCGGAGGCGGTGGCGGCGGGAGACCTGGAGGCGCTGGGGGACGCGATGAACGTCAACCAGGGCCTGCTGGCGGCGCTGGGGCTGTCGTCTCCGCCGCTGGAAGAGATGGTGTACCGGCTGCGGGAGCTGGGGGCGCTGGGCGCCAAGCTCACCGGGGCCGGCGGAGATGGTGGGGCCGTCATCGGCCTGTTCCACGAACCCGCGCCCGCGGTGGTGAAGCTGACCGCGCTGGGCGTGCGCTGCTTCAGCAGCCAGCTCGCGGGCCCGCGGGCGTTGTGA
- a CDS encoding mevalonate kinase family protein: MERALSAPGKLFVSGEYAVLWGGVARVAAVAPRTAAYVRRRADARVHVCLEEGTLAGSTTPLGVRWAREVPAGFSFVARTLDEALRAHGRASQGFDLAIAPSAVGPNGQKLGMGGSACATVLAAEGARYVLEERYDALKLALAAHALGQGGKGSGGDVAASFAGGLLRYRRYEVAPLVEASNAGRLRAALAESPSVDVWRLPPPRVSMAYAFTGESASTRVLIAQVEAKLEEAGRRAYVERSDRLGQVIEDGLGGGDFRAFSEAVKAQHELLLELGPLETEGMRRVLAMAAAYGCAGKLSGAGGGDGCILFAPDAQTRAELCKGLEARGFHTLPLDAEPGVRGEAQVDVRLRNWVDALV; this comes from the coding sequence ATGGAGCGCGCCCTCTCCGCGCCGGGCAAGCTGTTCGTCTCCGGTGAGTACGCGGTGCTGTGGGGCGGGGTGGCGCGGGTGGCCGCGGTGGCGCCTCGCACGGCGGCCTATGTGCGGCGCCGCGCGGATGCCCGCGTGCACGTGTGCCTGGAGGAGGGGACGCTGGCGGGCAGCACCACGCCCCTGGGCGTGCGGTGGGCGCGCGAGGTGCCGGCGGGGTTCTCCTTCGTGGCGCGCACGCTGGACGAGGCGCTGCGGGCGCACGGCCGGGCGAGCCAGGGGTTCGACCTGGCGATAGCGCCGTCCGCGGTGGGGCCCAACGGGCAGAAGCTGGGCATGGGCGGCAGCGCGTGCGCGACGGTGCTGGCGGCGGAGGGCGCGCGCTACGTGCTGGAGGAGCGCTACGACGCGCTGAAGCTGGCGCTGGCGGCGCATGCGCTGGGGCAGGGCGGGAAGGGGAGCGGCGGGGACGTGGCGGCGAGCTTCGCCGGCGGGCTGCTGCGCTACCGGCGCTATGAAGTCGCTCCGTTGGTGGAGGCCAGCAACGCGGGGCGGCTGCGCGCGGCGCTGGCGGAGTCACCGTCCGTGGACGTGTGGCGGCTGCCTCCGCCCCGGGTGTCCATGGCCTATGCCTTCACCGGCGAGAGTGCCTCGACGCGCGTGCTGATTGCGCAGGTGGAGGCAAAGCTGGAGGAGGCGGGGCGGCGGGCGTACGTGGAGCGCTCCGACAGGCTCGGCCAGGTGATTGAAGATGGCCTGGGCGGCGGGGACTTCCGTGCGTTCTCCGAGGCGGTGAAGGCGCAGCACGAGCTGCTCTTGGAGCTGGGGCCGCTGGAGACGGAGGGCATGCGCCGGGTGCTCGCGATGGCGGCGGCGTATGGCTGCGCGGGGAAGCTGTCCGGCGCGGGCGGCGGGGACGGGTGCATCCTGTTCGCTCCGGATGCGCAGACGCGGGCGGAGCTGTGCAAGGGCCTGGAGGCGCGTGGCTTCCACACGCTGCCGCTGGACGCGGAGCCCGGCGTGCGCGGCGAGGCCCAGGTGGATGTGCGGCTGCGCAACTGGGTGGACGCGCTCGTTTGA
- a CDS encoding DUF642 domain-containing protein yields MQLRHIIRGSVVMGMGLALAACGGPQTEEAGAPELGSTEQGLQHITNTGFEAAPSGSYNWVDLTSGATSLTNWTVGGSIRVMSNSYKTPNSGTKSVSLNGSYGAGSISQTIPTVVGSGYTVRFWVANSPGCTGISRSAKLTYGPSTASFSNTLAGWTQRTYVFNATSTSSLIKLESTSGGVTCGLAIDDVTVDGP; encoded by the coding sequence ATGCAGCTGAGACACATCATCCGTGGAAGCGTCGTCATGGGCATGGGGCTGGCGTTGGCGGCCTGTGGAGGGCCGCAGACGGAGGAGGCAGGGGCTCCGGAGCTGGGGAGCACGGAGCAGGGCCTCCAGCACATCACCAACACCGGCTTCGAGGCGGCGCCGTCCGGCAGCTACAACTGGGTGGACCTCACCTCGGGCGCGACGTCGCTGACGAACTGGACCGTCGGCGGCAGCATCCGGGTGATGAGCAACTCCTACAAGACGCCGAACAGCGGCACCAAGTCCGTGAGCCTCAATGGCTCCTATGGGGCCGGCAGCATCTCGCAGACGATTCCCACGGTGGTGGGCAGCGGGTACACGGTGCGGTTCTGGGTGGCCAACAGCCCGGGCTGCACGGGCATCAGCCGCTCGGCGAAGCTCACCTATGGCCCCTCCACCGCGAGCTTCTCGAACACGCTCGCGGGGTGGACGCAGCGGACCTACGTCTTCAACGCCACGAGCACCAGCAGCCTCATCAAGCTGGAGAGCACCTCGGGCGGCGTGACCTGCGGCCTGGCCATCGACGACGTCACCGTTGACGGTCCTTGA
- the omp85 gene encoding Omp85 family outer membrane protein — translation MFIPAVLILASLSATPAVVPPQPAPGLSPAKKESGFDGIALPLLSFNSDHGFGYGGVGGMYLYSPGKTPYAHALGAQVFFSSRGIQNHYIRYDGPQLLGPLRVEGRLEYRREMRSPFFGAGNKSAPNFKGDENDPHYNFDKGSPGFWVRLRGRPFGGTHPLQSYVGYGWRHTSVDAFETSMLSVQKPLGIEGGSTGQLLAGVLWDTRDDESDPTEGGVEELALRVSGSATGSRYHYAGITLSERRYIKLSSRLTLAHRLTLDMLFGDVPFYEWSNTGGVSVSEGVGGMSSVRGIERNRFSGNIKAFSNTELRFQATQMQVFGQAMRVGAVVFMDFGRVWHPGVADGKWYEWHPGIGGGLRLARRAAVIRADYARSTESGRRRFYLTFGHMF, via the coding sequence ATGTTCATTCCCGCAGTTCTCATCCTCGCCAGCCTGAGTGCCACCCCGGCGGTCGTTCCGCCACAGCCCGCGCCTGGGCTTTCCCCCGCGAAGAAGGAGTCCGGGTTCGACGGCATCGCGCTGCCCCTGCTGAGCTTCAACTCGGACCATGGGTTCGGCTACGGCGGCGTGGGCGGCATGTACCTGTACTCGCCCGGCAAGACGCCGTACGCGCATGCGCTGGGCGCGCAGGTGTTCTTCAGCAGCCGCGGCATCCAGAACCACTACATCCGCTATGACGGGCCGCAGCTGCTCGGACCGCTGCGGGTGGAGGGGCGGCTGGAGTACCGGCGGGAGATGCGCAGCCCCTTCTTCGGCGCGGGCAACAAGTCGGCGCCGAACTTCAAGGGCGACGAGAACGACCCGCACTACAACTTCGACAAGGGCTCACCGGGGTTCTGGGTGCGCCTGCGCGGTCGGCCCTTCGGCGGCACCCACCCGCTGCAGTCGTACGTGGGCTACGGCTGGCGGCACACGAGCGTGGACGCGTTCGAGACGTCCATGCTGTCCGTGCAGAAGCCGCTGGGCATCGAGGGTGGCTCCACGGGGCAGCTGCTGGCGGGCGTGCTCTGGGACACGCGCGACGACGAGTCGGACCCGACGGAGGGCGGCGTGGAGGAACTGGCGCTGCGCGTGTCGGGCAGCGCCACGGGCAGCCGGTACCACTACGCGGGCATTACGCTGAGCGAGCGGCGGTACATCAAGCTGTCGTCGCGGCTGACGCTGGCGCACCGGCTGACGTTGGACATGCTCTTCGGCGACGTGCCCTTCTACGAGTGGAGCAACACGGGCGGCGTGAGCGTGTCCGAGGGCGTCGGCGGAATGAGCAGCGTGCGCGGGATTGAGCGCAACCGCTTCTCAGGGAACATCAAGGCATTCAGCAACACGGAGCTGCGCTTCCAGGCCACGCAGATGCAGGTCTTCGGACAGGCGATGCGGGTGGGCGCGGTGGTGTTCATGGACTTCGGGCGCGTGTGGCACCCGGGCGTGGCGGACGGCAAGTGGTACGAGTGGCACCCGGGCATCGGCGGAGGCCTGCGCCTGGCCCGGCGCGCCGCGGTGATTCGCGCGGACTACGCGCGCTCCACGGAGTCCGGGCGGCGGCGCTTCTACCTGACCTTCGGGCACATGTTCTGA
- the fni gene encoding type 2 isopentenyl-diphosphate Delta-isomerase: protein MGEDITARRKDAHLDLCATGDVEPTENSTLLECVRLVHCAMPEMAVEDVDFATPFLGKRLRYPLLVTGMTGGTERAGAVNRDLALVAERHGLAFGVGSQRAMAEDASRAASFQVRQVAPTVALLGNIGLYQAVRLGVDGARRLVDAIGADGLALHLNAGQELTQPEGDRDFRDGYRVVEALVSAFGDRLLVKETGCGIGPDVARRLVDLGVRNLDVSGLGGTSWVRVEQLRASGVQAEVGAEFSAWGIPTAAAVATVRRTVGPDVRLVASGGIRTGLEAAKVLALGADLAGMALPLFRAQQAGGVEGAEAALGVILAGLRQALVLTGSRSCAELRTRPRVVTGELKDWLAAL, encoded by the coding sequence ATGGGCGAGGACATCACAGCCAGGCGGAAGGACGCCCACCTCGACCTGTGCGCCACCGGAGACGTCGAGCCCACCGAGAACAGCACGCTGCTGGAGTGCGTCCGCCTGGTCCACTGCGCCATGCCGGAGATGGCGGTGGAGGACGTGGACTTCGCCACGCCGTTCCTCGGCAAGCGGCTGCGCTACCCGCTGCTCGTCACCGGCATGACGGGCGGCACCGAGCGCGCGGGCGCCGTCAACCGCGACCTGGCCCTGGTGGCGGAGCGCCACGGGCTGGCCTTCGGTGTCGGCAGCCAGCGCGCCATGGCGGAGGACGCCTCGCGGGCGGCCTCGTTCCAGGTGCGGCAGGTGGCGCCCACGGTGGCGCTGCTGGGCAACATCGGCCTGTACCAGGCGGTGCGGCTGGGCGTGGACGGGGCGCGGCGGCTGGTGGACGCCATTGGCGCGGACGGGCTCGCGCTGCACCTCAACGCGGGCCAGGAGCTCACGCAGCCCGAGGGCGACCGCGACTTCCGTGACGGCTACCGCGTGGTGGAGGCGCTGGTGAGCGCCTTCGGCGACCGGCTGCTGGTGAAGGAGACGGGGTGCGGCATCGGCCCGGACGTGGCGCGCCGCCTGGTGGACCTGGGTGTGCGCAACCTGGACGTGTCCGGCCTGGGCGGCACCTCGTGGGTGCGGGTGGAGCAGCTGCGCGCGTCGGGCGTGCAGGCAGAGGTCGGGGCGGAGTTCAGCGCGTGGGGCATCCCCACCGCGGCGGCCGTGGCCACCGTGCGGCGCACCGTGGGGCCGGATGTCCGGCTGGTGGCCAGCGGAGGGATTCGGACGGGGCTCGAAGCAGCCAAGGTGCTCGCGCTGGGCGCGGACCTGGCGGGCATGGCGCTGCCGCTGTTCCGGGCGCAGCAGGCGGGGGGCGTGGAGGGGGCGGAGGCCGCGCTGGGCGTCATCCTGGCCGGGCTGCGGCAGGCGCTCGTCCTGACGGGGAGCAGAAGCTGCGCTGAACTGCGCACGCGACCCCGGGTGGTCACCGGAGAGTTGAAGGATTGGTTGGCGGCCCTCTAG
- a CDS encoding TonB-dependent receptor family protein, whose protein sequence is MALFEQELRRARGWVAPALLWVCMTPAAAQEPDAGVSVPGAPSPEATTPAVDAPVATPAPVLEPAQVPAGDAPPPEPVPYAPGPVASEAPSPEAVEPTPEPAPADSGEKKFESVVVGTSEARTSGSIHVLKPAQLERFERDDPTTVLQTVPGVYARGEDGYGLRPNVGLRGVNPDRSKKVTLLEDGVLFGPAPYSAPAAYFFPLVTRMQSVRVLKGPSSIQHGPQTVGGSVEFITRDIPAAESVWLDVAGGGYLYGKAHGVVGASTERMGFLLEGVHLRSSGFKELDGGGHTGFRRNEWMAKGRYLLVPEGPARQTLQLKLGYSDELSNETYLGLSDADFEANPLRRYRASRFDRMENHRTQVALSHVLEAGALAVTTTAYRHDFARVWRKVNRFRGVSIADVLADPTSARNAIYYGVLTGELDASSSQEELLIGPNDRGFVSQGLQSVARWTTMTGPLSHNLEFGVRYHYDSIDRRHTEDAFLTVAGELVQTSARTATTADNKDSTHAFALHVTDAIAWGRLVLTPGVRMELIRSRSVDRLTDERTSGALEVLMPGLGVYGALTREFGLFAGAYRGFSPPAPGQPDTVLPEKSINYEAGARWTRRGERFEAVGFFNDYSNLTDICTFSSGCLDEDLDRQTDAGRAHIYGLELFAEKTFRPGGGVTFPLSLSYTLTRTRLRDDFQSADPQFGNVSAGDELPYVPRHQLFATVGLESAYGGLALSGLYVDSMREEAGQGEALPGERTDSQLTFDVNANWNFSRWGQLYLSARNILNEQVIVSRRPYGARPNAPRTFILGFKLST, encoded by the coding sequence ATGGCACTGTTCGAGCAAGAGCTGAGGCGGGCACGGGGTTGGGTGGCTCCGGCGCTCCTGTGGGTATGCATGACCCCAGCGGCCGCGCAGGAGCCGGACGCGGGCGTGTCGGTGCCCGGGGCCCCGTCGCCCGAAGCGACGACGCCCGCGGTGGATGCGCCCGTGGCGACGCCCGCGCCCGTGCTGGAGCCCGCCCAGGTGCCCGCCGGTGATGCGCCGCCCCCGGAGCCCGTGCCCTACGCGCCCGGCCCCGTGGCGTCCGAGGCGCCGTCCCCCGAAGCGGTGGAGCCCACGCCGGAGCCCGCGCCCGCCGACTCCGGCGAGAAGAAGTTCGAGAGCGTGGTGGTGGGGACGTCCGAGGCGCGGACGAGCGGCTCCATCCACGTGCTGAAGCCGGCCCAACTGGAGCGCTTCGAGCGGGATGACCCCACCACCGTCCTGCAGACGGTGCCCGGCGTGTATGCGCGTGGCGAGGACGGCTACGGGCTGCGTCCGAACGTGGGCCTGCGCGGCGTCAACCCGGACCGCAGCAAGAAGGTCACCCTGCTGGAGGACGGCGTCCTCTTCGGCCCCGCGCCCTACTCGGCGCCGGCGGCCTACTTCTTCCCGCTCGTCACGCGGATGCAGTCCGTGCGCGTGCTGAAGGGGCCCTCCTCCATCCAGCACGGCCCGCAGACGGTGGGCGGCTCGGTGGAGTTCATCACCCGCGACATCCCGGCGGCGGAGTCCGTCTGGCTGGACGTCGCCGGTGGCGGGTACCTCTACGGCAAGGCCCACGGCGTCGTCGGCGCGAGCACCGAGCGGATGGGCTTCCTGCTCGAGGGCGTCCACCTGCGCAGCAGCGGCTTCAAGGAGCTGGACGGCGGCGGCCACACGGGGTTCCGCCGCAACGAGTGGATGGCGAAGGGCCGCTACCTGCTCGTCCCCGAGGGCCCGGCCCGGCAGACGCTGCAGCTCAAGCTGGGCTACTCGGACGAGCTGTCCAACGAGACGTACCTGGGCCTGAGCGACGCGGACTTCGAGGCGAACCCGCTGCGCCGCTACAGGGCGAGCCGGTTCGACCGGATGGAGAACCACCGCACCCAGGTCGCGCTCAGCCACGTGCTGGAGGCCGGCGCCCTGGCGGTGACGACGACGGCGTACCGCCACGACTTCGCCCGCGTCTGGCGCAAGGTGAACCGGTTCCGGGGAGTCTCCATCGCCGACGTGCTCGCGGACCCGACGAGCGCGCGCAACGCCATCTACTACGGCGTCCTCACCGGGGAGCTCGACGCGTCCTCCTCGCAGGAGGAGCTCCTCATCGGTCCGAACGACCGCGGCTTCGTGTCGCAGGGGCTCCAGAGCGTGGCCCGGTGGACGACGATGACGGGGCCGCTGAGCCACAACCTCGAGTTCGGGGTGCGCTACCACTACGACAGCATCGACCGGCGCCACACGGAGGATGCGTTCCTGACGGTGGCGGGCGAGCTGGTGCAGACCTCCGCGCGCACCGCCACCACGGCCGACAACAAGGACTCCACGCACGCCTTCGCGCTGCACGTCACGGACGCCATCGCCTGGGGCCGGCTGGTGCTGACGCCGGGTGTCCGGATGGAGCTCATCCGCTCCCGCTCGGTCGACCGGCTCACGGATGAGCGCACGAGCGGCGCGCTCGAGGTGCTCATGCCCGGCCTGGGCGTGTATGGCGCGCTCACCCGGGAGTTCGGCCTCTTCGCGGGGGCGTACCGGGGCTTCTCCCCGCCGGCCCCGGGGCAGCCCGACACGGTGCTGCCGGAGAAGAGCATCAACTACGAGGCGGGCGCCCGGTGGACGCGCCGGGGCGAGCGCTTCGAGGCGGTGGGCTTCTTCAACGACTACTCCAACCTCACAGACATCTGCACCTTCTCCAGCGGCTGTCTCGACGAGGACCTGGACCGGCAGACGGACGCCGGCCGGGCCCACATCTACGGGCTGGAGCTGTTCGCGGAGAAGACGTTCCGTCCCGGCGGCGGGGTGACGTTCCCCCTCTCGCTGTCCTACACCCTCACGCGCACACGGCTGCGGGACGACTTCCAGTCGGCGGACCCACAGTTCGGCAACGTGAGCGCCGGGGACGAGCTGCCCTACGTGCCGCGCCACCAGCTGTTCGCCACCGTGGGGCTGGAGAGCGCGTACGGCGGCCTGGCGCTGAGCGGCCTCTACGTGGACTCCATGCGCGAGGAGGCGGGGCAGGGAGAGGCGCTGCCGGGGGAGCGGACCGACTCGCAGCTGACGTTCGACGTCAACGCCAACTGGAACTTCTCCCGGTGGGGTCAGCTCTACCTCAGCGCGCGCAACATCCTGAACGAGCAGGTCATCGTGTCGCGCCGGCCATACGGTGCCCGGCCCAACGCGCCCCGGACGTTCATCCTCGGGTTCAAGCTGTCGACCTGA